From the genome of Candidatus Eisenbacteria bacterium:
CTGAGCACACGGCATCCCCTCGAGCCATGAGCACCAGAGAAACGGATAATTCCTGAGCCCAAACTGGGCCCCCACCTCAATTGGAACTTCGTTGATCACAGCATAGAACATGAATGGTTCCTCGGATGTCACTGTGAAATGTCCCTGATAAGGGTTATAAACCTGGAATTCGAAAAATATGTCGAAAAAGCTTTCTGCCGGGAAACAAGTGCCAGGTTCAATTTCCATGATTGTCCCGAATGAACGCCGGGAGTAATCCAGTATAGCCCTGATTACGTCTCCTTCTCCGGAAAAGCCGCTCATGTCCAGCGACATAAGCTCGGTATTCACGGCCCACTTGCCGGCCTCCTGATCAAAGAATCCAGGGCTTCTTAAGATTCCGAGTGTCCCGCTCAATTCCACGGGGAACGGTTGATCTTGGGACGGACTGCCGGAACCGGAATGCCCGGCAGCCGACTCCGGCATCCCAATCGGGGCGACAATGAAAGAGAAACTCGCGGTGTAGCAGTCAATACCGGCGCCCGGATAACAGCCATCACGAACTGCAAACGCAGGTAACGACGAGAATGCCAAAAGCGCTGCAACAATAGAAGCAACAACAAGTTTCATGGCATACTCCTTTCTTCGACGAAACCCAGGGGGGACTATCTCTCCGGGGGAAATTCGGCCCCAGAATGAGCGGGCTATCCTACTGATTCGACATTAATTATACCATTTCCAGGCGGCTCCTGTCAAGTCGCGCGTGGATTCGGCGGGAGAAAGCTGCTGTCATCGCGGCTCTAACGTGCTAAAAGACAAGCAATTCGCCTGATTCGTAGGCTGTTCCTTGACTCCTCCTACGTCTATGTAACCCGGAAAGCAAGCATGCTGATCTGGGCAGCGGTGGCGCATGCGATGTTCTTGAAGGCTTCTGCTTGAGGGGAGTTGGGGTGGCTGGAAACTGTGGGGGTCCCCTCATCGCCATCAACGCAAATACTTGATTCCAGGGGAACTTCTCCCAGAAAAGACACCCCAAGTTTCTTGCTTACTTCCATTCCTCCGCCGTGATTGAAGATATCACTTCTCTTTCCGCACTCGGGACATATGAAGTAGCTCATGTTTTCGACAACGCCCAGAACAGGCACATTCATCTTCCTGAACATTGCCAGTGCCTTGCTTGCAATCACAAGTGCAACGTCCTGAGGAGTCATGACTATCACAACTCCGGTGAGCGGAACAGACTGGGCAAGAGTAAGCTGCGCATCACCGGTGCCCGGCGGCAAATCAACGATTAGATAGTCAAGCTCACCCCATCTCACGTCCCCAAGAAGCTGCTTTACAGCTCCAGCAACAAGGGGGCCCCTCCATATGACAGGACTTGAATCAGAAAGAAGAAAGCCGAGAGACATAAGATGGATGCCGTCATGGAAAACCGGGATGAGCTTGCCATCGCGGACTTCCGGCTGCTTGTTTACACCCATCAGAAGCGGAATTGTCGGACCATAGATGTCCGCATCAAGAAGACCAACGCGTGCTCCGGTTTCTGCCAGGGCTACCGCAATGTTCACTGCAACAGTGGACTTGCCTACGCCACCTTTTCCACTTGCGACGGCCACAATATTCTTCACGCCGGGAAGGAGCGCCTCGGCCTCTGGAATTCTTCTTCCTACAACTGAGCTTGTGACATTCATGATCACTTCCTTGACCCCTGGTAAGCTCAGGACTGCATGTCTTGCAGACTGCTCAAGCTGGGATTTAAGCGGGCAGGCAGGTGTAGTAAGGACGAGGCTGAAACTGACCTTGCTCCCGTCGACAGAGACATCCTTGATCATGCCCAGAGAAACGAGGTCTTTTCCGAGTTCCGGGTCGAGAACCCTTGAAAGAGCTTCTCTGACCTTTTCCTCGGTCATATGCTCCTGGGGAGTCGAAGCACTCTCATTCATAGGGCACCTGTTTGCTCCGGATGGTCATCGTCATGCCAAAGCGTTACGGCTTGAGGATCTTACGATTCAAGGGGAATTATGCAATCAACGGGACAGACCTCAACGCAGCGAAAGGATTCGCCGTAATCTGCACATTCATCGCAAATCGCCGGGTCAATGCTGTAAACCGACCCGCCCTCGCTTATTGCTCCGACGGGGCACTCCGGTTCACAGTCCCCGCAGCCAATGCATTCGTCAGTGATGCTGAGAGCCATCTTACCTCCTCGGAAGTCCCAATATGAATGGCCTCACTGGCCGGCACTACTTCGGTAACGCCGCGCAATGCCCTCGTCACCCGCTCTTTCCGCCATCAATATTAACCTCACACGCCAGTCCAAGGTCAACAACGTTCACACCCGGGGTTCGTGCAGCCAATCCTCGAGTTCTCTGACGTATTTTTCGAGAATTGCAGATACTACCTTCTCTCCGCACTCCTTTCTTGCACGGGCCGGATCGGTCCCTACCGCGCCGAAAGGATACTTCCCTCTGAATTCAGCACCTGAACAATAGAAACTCCCCTTCACTTCTCGTGTCGAGGCCGCCCTGTCCAGCCTCACAAGCTCGGGTCTAAGGAAAGCCACAACCGACGTCTCGCATGCCGAGGCGTGATGATCCGCCTCTCCAAAAAACTCTACCTCAAGTTTCTTGACTTCGTCATCAGTCCACCAGCTAAAGACCTTGATGCTCAGTTCTTTCTGCTCATTCAAGAGGACCGAGAGCGCCGACGTCATCGGCGCGATATTCCCGCCGTGGCCGTTCAGGACCATTATTCTTCTGAATCCGTGAGTGAATAGTGCTGAGAGGATTTCAGTAAATACCTGCGAGAGCGTTTGAGGCGCGAGACTGACGGTGCCTGGAAATCCCATATGATGAAGCGACATTCCGAAGTTCAGCGGAGGGAGAACCGGGACTCCTGTCTTCTTGGAAACTATCTTGGCAAGCTCAAGAGGTATGATTGAGTCGGTGGATAAAGGCAAGTGCTTTCCATGCTGCTCGCAGCTTCCAATAACAACGATTATTCGGTCGTCTTTCTTCAGGTATTCTTCAACATCGACCCAGGCCATCTCGCCAATAAGCACGGTCTCCCCCCAATCGATTGACTCTTCAGCAAGAGAAGCGATAAACAGGTTAGAGTTCCGCTTTTTCCGTGAGGAGTGAGAATAAACAATAAATCACGAGCTGTCCTTACACAAGTCTTTTTGGCGGGTCTTCTGCCAGGAGGATTGTCTCTGAGCCACGGGGAATCTCTGCAGCAGTCTTCTGCGATTCGCGGAGCTGTCCCGGGATGAGATCGTGATGGCTGGCGCCGGACGTACGAGGTTCGGTCTCCGGCGTTTCAGGCTTCAGCGGCTTGGCCTCCTGCGGCTTGGCAACCGCGCCCTGGAGATTCTCTGCCATCAGATTGAACGACCTGGCAAGGTCTCCGATTTCATCGTTTGAGCGCATGCTCCGGCTCACTTTGACGCGGGCAGACATATCGCCCGCGGCAAGACTAAGGCTCATGCTCCGGAGCTCGCCAAGTCTTCGCACGATACTCAAGTGGACTGCAGCGGCAGAAACGCCAAAGAGCAGAAGCTGGCCAAGAAAAAGAATGAATATTGCGTTTCTTATGCGAACCCAGTCGTGCCTTGGATCCTGGGTGAAAAGAATCGAGAGCTCTTCCGAAAGCAGAAGCATCCGATCGGAATGTGCGCGTATGTAGCTCAGGGCAGAATCCACAAGTGGATTCTCGCGTGGCAGTTCGGTCACAATCAGCACAGAGCCCCAGTAGTTCTTCCACTCTCCTTTGACTTCATGAAGGATCCCGGACATGGACGGATATGCCTTTCCGAGTTCATACTCCCCAACCCTCCCGCCATGTTCGAGCGCCGCGAGTGTCCCGTCGAACTCACTTACCATTCTGCGGAGAGGCGCACGGTGATCGTCATGGCCGAGATTTACCATGAAGGCGAAATAGGCAATCTGCTGGGACAGTAATCCCTGCCGGTCTGCCACATTAACAAGGGCCCGCTGATCCCGGAAATCACTGTAAAGTACAAGGAATACTGCAAGATTTGCGGCCGCGAGCACCAGGAAGGCGAGGAAAAGGATGCCCAACTTCTTCCCGATGCTTACCCTAAGAGGTTTCATAACAATCCTCCGTTACATGTGCTTCGGAATGCCTGCCCGATAAGCGTCACCCGACGAGAGCATACGAAATCTCAAGAAATCTCTTCGGGGGGTTTCAAGCTTGTTGAAGTGCCTGCCGTCTCCCGGCATCGAGAACCCTGCGCACTTTCTTCGCCAGCTGGTCGGGGGTAAAAGGCTTCTGCAGGAAGACAGTCCCAGGGTCAAGCACTCCGTGGTGAACAATGGCGTCATCAGTGTAACCCGACATGTAGAGCACCTTCATCTCGTGACGGGAAACGGAAAGACTCAGAGCCAGTTCCTTACCACTCATCCCCGGCATCACCACGTCGGTAACCATCAGATCAATTGGACCCTCATGCTGCTCTGCAATCAGAACCGCCTCGGCCCCATTGCAGGCCGGCAGCACTCTGTATCCGTTCATCTCGAGTATTTCAAAAACCAGTCCCCGTACATTTTCATCGTCTTCCACCAGGAGAATCGTCTCTGAACCGCGGTGGGCCTCTGCGCCGGTTTCCCCCGCCTCTCGAACTTCGACCTTCTCGCTGACCTGGGGAATATAGATTTTGAAAGTCGTACCCTTTCCTGGTTTGCTGTAGACCCAAATGTCCCCTCCGCTTTGCTTCACAGTCCCATAGACTGTGGCGAGACCGAGTCCAGCTCCTTTGCTCTTGTCCCTAGTAGTGAAGAATGGTTCGAAGATATGTGACTGAGTCTCCTCATCCATCCCGCATCCGGTGTCACTAACTGCCAGCATGCAATACTGTCCTGGTTTCACCGCGTGGTGTTGAGCGACATAGGTCTCGTCGAGATAAACGCTTGCCGTTTCTATAATGAGCTTGCCGCCCAAGGGCATTGCCTCGC
Proteins encoded in this window:
- a CDS encoding Mrp/NBP35 family ATP-binding protein, translated to MNESASTPQEHMTEEKVREALSRVLDPELGKDLVSLGMIKDVSVDGSKVSFSLVLTTPACPLKSQLEQSARHAVLSLPGVKEVIMNVTSSVVGRRIPEAEALLPGVKNIVAVASGKGGVGKSTVAVNIAVALAETGARVGLLDADIYGPTIPLLMGVNKQPEVRDGKLIPVFHDGIHLMSLGFLLSDSSPVIWRGPLVAGAVKQLLGDVRWGELDYLIVDLPPGTGDAQLTLAQSVPLTGVVIVMTPQDVALVIASKALAMFRKMNVPVLGVVENMSYFICPECGKRSDIFNHGGGMEVSKKLGVSFLGEVPLESSICVDGDEGTPTVSSHPNSPQAEAFKNIACATAAQISMLAFRVT
- a CDS encoding HAMP domain-containing protein is translated as MKPLRVSIGKKLGILFLAFLVLAAANLAVFLVLYSDFRDQRALVNVADRQGLLSQQIAYFAFMVNLGHDDHRAPLRRMVSEFDGTLAALEHGGRVGEYELGKAYPSMSGILHEVKGEWKNYWGSVLIVTELPRENPLVDSALSYIRAHSDRMLLLSEELSILFTQDPRHDWVRIRNAIFILFLGQLLLFGVSAAAVHLSIVRRLGELRSMSLSLAAGDMSARVKVSRSMRSNDEIGDLARSFNLMAENLQGAVAKPQEAKPLKPETPETEPRTSGASHHDLIPGQLRESQKTAAEIPRGSETILLAEDPPKRLV
- a CDS encoding creatininase family protein, with amino-acid sequence MLIGEMAWVDVEEYLKKDDRIIVVIGSCEQHGKHLPLSTDSIIPLELAKIVSKKTGVPVLPPLNFGMSLHHMGFPGTVSLAPQTLSQVFTEILSALFTHGFRRIMVLNGHGGNIAPMTSALSVLLNEQKELSIKVFSWWTDDEVKKLEVEFFGEADHHASACETSVVAFLRPELVRLDRAASTREVKGSFYCSGAEFRGKYPFGAVGTDPARARKECGEKVVSAILEKYVRELEDWLHEPRV